In a genomic window of Gouania willdenowi chromosome 11, fGouWil2.1, whole genome shotgun sequence:
- the tmem106bb gene encoding transmembrane protein 106B encodes MGKSFSNLVKKTGHYGGDDGLTSPLEDTNTDNDKTGDVSQFPYVEFTGRDSVTCPTCQGTGRIPRGQENQLVALIPYSDQRLRPRRTKLYVSASVVLCLFLSSLAVFFLFPRSIDVSLVGVKSVFVSFDQEKRSVYLNITNSLNITNNNYYSVEVANITAQVQFAKTLIGKSRISNMTAISPLDMKQIDYMVPTIIAEEMSYMYDYCTLQTIKVHNIVVMMQVTVTTTYFGHAEQVSQEMYQYVDCGGNSTAV; translated from the exons ATGGGAAAGTCCTTCTCCAACCTAGTGAAGAAGACTGGTCATTACGGAGGTGATGATGGTCTGACATCTCCTCTGGAAGACACCAACACTGACAACGACAAGACTGGAGACGTGTCCCAGTTTCCTTACGTGGAGTTCACAGGACGGGACAGCGTGACGTGTCCCACATGTCAGGGCACGGGGAGAATCCCCAGAG GACAGGAAAACCAGCTGGTGGCTCTGATTCCATACAGCGACCAGCGGCTGCGCCCCAGAAGGAC gAAGCTGTACGTTAGTGCATCAGTGGTGCTGTGTCTGTTCCTGTCCAGCCTGGCCGTCTTCTTCTTGTTCCCACGCTCCATAGACGTGTCCCTGGTGGGGGTGAAGTCTGTGTTTGTCAGCTTTGACCAGGAGAAGAGGAGTGTGTACCTGAACATCACA AACTCTCTGAACATCACCAACAACAACTACTACTCTGTAGAGGTGGCCAACATCACGGCTCAGGTCCAGTTCGCTAAGACGCTCATTGGGAAAAGTCGCATCAGCAACATGACGGCCATCAGCCCGCTGGACATGAAGCAG ATCGATTATATGGTTCCCACCATCATCGCAGAGGAGATGAGCTACATGTa tgaCTACTGCACTCTGCAGACCATCAAAGTTCACAACATTGTGGTGATGATGCA AGTCACCGTCACCACTACATACTTTGGTCACGCTGAGCAGGTGTCCCAGGAGATGTACCAGTACGTGGACTGTGGAGGGAACAGCACCGCTGTTTGA